The DNA segment aagagaagcatttattagttttgtattacaaaacataaaatagaAACTTACGTCAATGAGTTCTATAGCCcgttatttacaatattttactattgcatagtatttttttttgcacttgaaCTTCAGACAAAAGTTTTACATATACCAAAGGACCAATTATTGTGGGAGCAAATTTCCCTTTTTGAACAAAAGCCCGGCCATCGGGGGCAATGTACACGCGAATGTACACAACATAAATTACCCATAATAAGGGAAATGCTTAACTCAcactttctcttttttttcgttttagaTACGAGGAATTAAAACCACGCTCCAAGTGCAACAGTCCGCATTGGGGCAACATCGCTGGCGACATGGagaacggcaacaacagcaatgcaTCCACCCCCATCGCCTCCTCGCCCAATCCGAACGAGCAACAGGAGGCAATCGCACTGAAGAAGGCCCTCGAATGGGAGCTGAGTTTGGATGCTCGGGAACTGCGTTCACATGCCTGGTACCATGGTGCACTGCCTCGACAACGTGCCGAGGAGATTGTGCAGCGGGAGGGAGACTTTCTGGTCCGTGATTGCGCCTCCCAGCCGGATAACTATGTGCTCACGTGTCGCAGCAAGGCGGCGGTCTTGCATTTTGTGCTCAATAAGGTGAGAGAAATGTATGAAAAGGATATAATGTTCTTATTAAATACGTAGTAGATTGTTATAACCAACTTCTTTATAATATACCTTCAAATAGTACTCCATCATTTCGATTActactattttaaattattattttatataattgttataaaattaaaaaaaataactacaaGCTTTAATAACTTCATACTGATACTTTCAGTACTTATGATTGATTATAAAAAGTTATTTGGGaatgaaatgattttaatGCATATGTTTAGCATATTAAATCATTcctcattaatattttaaactgaAAATTTCAGAACTTCCACATGACCTCAAAGAGTATAGcaaagtaatatttttaatcaatactAATTTGAATAACTGCTAAAAGTGTTATGTAATTATTCGAAATTTTTGAGAATTTAAACTTGATATTAAAAGGTTAAATGTGAAAGAAATGACAAGTACGAATAGGGAGGCTTGTATTCAaacttgaatattattattacctATAAACATGATAATTAAAGCAATAAGAATATGATCTcaagaaaaaaagtaatttatttataaaatatttaaatgttctttATTGCAGCTGGTGCTACAACCTGAGACTGTATACGAGCGAGTTCAGTATCAGTTTGAGGAGGACGCCTTTGACACTGTGCCGGATCTAATCACTTTTTATGTGGGCTCGGGCAAGCCGATCTCTGCGGCATCTGGTGCATTGATACAATATCCATGCAATCGCACATATCCACTCTCCTTCTATGGCCACAAGATTGTGGGCAATCAgctgcacacacaaatgcTGGCTGGATTACGCGGCTTGAGTCCCTTGAACTCACCAATGGGCAGCACAACAGGAGGCAGCGGCGTGTTTCGCTTTGGTCAGGTGGCCAGTGAAGTATCACAAGCAGCAGGAAcggcacaacagcagccggcGACTCCCTCGAGTCCACATTGCTCGCCACCTCGTGTGCGACGTGAGGTGCCACCGCCGCGATTGCCATGCAAGAAGCAACAACGCTCGCAGAGCTTGACACCAGCACAAGCAATGGTTGtgagcaacatcaacaagcagcaggagcagcagcaacagcaggggGAATCAACCAATGGACATGGCATGGCACGCTTTCAGACTATCGCACGTTGCAATCCCACCAGcgatttgcagttgcagccacaacagctgGAGAGCAAGTTCAGCACTCAATCCCTGCCACGTCCGAGCACATCGGCAGCGCAGGCGCTGCGACAACAGGCGGCTGCAAGGATCTGCAATTTGGCACGCAACTGCAGCCTGGACACACCGGATCGACCGCCGAGTCCACCGCCTAAGCCACGCAAGGAGCCAATGGCTGCTGTGCTGGCCTATCAAGCCAGTGGCTCCGATTCGGGCAACGGTTCAGGCGATTCGGCACCCGGAGATGTGAGTGACATTTGTCTGCAACGCGGCGGCGTCATCATTAAGAATCCCAGATTCATGACTAGCTCGGCCTCGAACGGCACGCTAAAGAGCTTCACCGAATTCGATGCCATGGCTGCTGAGGAGCAGCTCTTCTCGCTGCCCATCGAAGAATTCAAGCTGGTGAGTTAAATGCGATATTTTCAACTGCTTCAATTAAACCAATCTTTATTTTTCCATTATAGTGcagcaaatttgattttgagaattttgtCACCTTACTGCTGCCATCGGTGGAGAACAAACCGTTAGACGGCGATGCACTAAACACCTTCAAGATGATGCTGCTAGAGACGGGACCTAAGCTGCTGGCCGAGCATATAACACGCATCGACATCGGTCTATTCCTGGACGAACCGTCCAGTGAGCTGGATTCATACTTGAGCTGCTCTGGCCTAGAGTTGCTAACACTGCCACATGGCAAAGTGTTTCGCGAGGACATCATCGAGCGCACGCAGTGCATCAAGCTGATGGTGGCAGTCACCATACTCACATGTCAAACGGACTTGGATCGCGCCGAGCTGCTGAGCAAGTGGATACAAGTTGCCGTGGAGACAAAAACAGCGCTAGGAAATCTATTCGGCTTTTGTGCCATCATGTTGGGTCTATGCATGCCGCAGGTTAGCAAAGTTGCTTCTAATTAACGAACATCTCATCAACGATATATCTTTTGGCAGATTCAAAAACTAGATCAGGCCTGGCACATTCTGCGTCAAAAGTACACGGACAGTGCGTTCACATTCGAGGCGAAACTGCGTCCCACATTGAGCAGCATGAATGAGGCTTCCAATCCGCAGGCTCCCAACACAACAGTGCCCCATGTGCTGCTCTATGCACTGCTCATCGATCGACCCGTGCTGGATATTATCAATCATGGCAATATCGATGAGCGTCCGGCACTTTATAACACCTGCATTGCGCCCTGGGAGTCAAAGGCTGACGACTTTGGCATGAGCATTAACTTCCAGCATTTAGATGCATCGCGTGGCTTCCTTAAGAACTTGGATCTGTATCGCAAGAATGCCAAGATTATTCTGGAGGAAGCCAGCACCAGACTGGATGAACTGTTGGCGGATGCCTTCCGGTTAGTTATGAGCCAAGTTTAATCCTCAAAATGATTTAACATGTTGCTTTACTTTTTAGCACCGAATTTCACGTCAAGTTTCTGTGGGGCAGCTCGGGAGCCACGGCAAAGCCAGAGGATCGACATGGCAAACTCGAAAAGGTGCTCACCCTGATGGCCGATAAATTCTGCAGCATTAGCGCCTAAATTCTGTATAAAAAATACCCAACACAACGATATTATATGGACTCTAGTTTTCTAAGCCAAACCCATAATATTTACCACAATCAAAACTCGATCTATAATTACGTCTACGTCTACGTATACTAGTCTTCTTCAATCCCATAACGATTCATCTAGCTTCCTGTAATTTCGTGCTGGTTCTACCTCAGCCTATGTGAAATAGAAGCACTTTTGTTAcagttcaaatattttataaatgagATACAAAACTATACGcaactatttaaaagtttagtTAAGCCAAAGTAACTACTTAGAATTTGTTATAACACGTCTTTCCACCCCAAAATAAAATTCACACTAACAATCTATAAAGTGAAGTAATCAAAATCTACCCTAATCCTAAAAGTAGAGCTATGGACTCTCGGAGAGAGTtgataaaatgaaagaaaagaaaaattaaagcacACTACCAAAGGCATTTATAGTCTAGTACTTAACACATATTCAACTAAATAACGTATTATAACTATAGATTGGACAATAtacaattaatcaaatttatcatttatacatacatttatacgACCATGAACTTGGatgatataatttttttgcaattttataaGTGATAGTACAGTAAACTatgataatgaaataaaggaaatattaaaacaatacttgtgtactttttatttaaaatgtaaacagaAAGGGACGAGTGTTGAGATGAGACCCGACTAAAATgtttacagaaaaaaaatcaatggcTTGATCGGGGAATGAAAAATAACAACACtgaaaataatagtaaaacttaccaatttttttcaaatctCAAAATGATATAAAACACATATAACTAagggtatatttgtataatttataggATTCAATCTTCAACCATTAAAATAGACAATTGTTCCAAAATCTGCTGTCTACAATATATTACTCAATGGCACTctacaattaaattcatacaaatacataaaacatACTTTCCTATATGTACCTCCCATTTATTGCaaagaatattttatgttaaataatttataatttctttttgtaatagtgatttttaaaataaatgggACCAACATGGGAAAAGCCCCAACCGTTAATTAGGtcttaattactttttattgtcATCCAAAGACCAAACACGATTAAGATTATCAATTGGAACATCACAGATTTCATTTACAAAGATTATAGATTAGATAAAaccataattatttataactacTTGAATCAATAGCGATAAGCGCCTACTTGCTTAGTGGAATATTAGCGAttgtttaaaaaacaattacgaTTCCACAGGCATTCAACTTAAACCCGGCATTAGCTTTATCAGCCACTCCAGGCGGACTTATCAGAATAGTATGTATATGAACAACAAGCAAATGAAGTGTGCGATCAAAGTGCCTGCCCAACTCAATGCAATCCCATTGACATTCGACTGCGAGCAGTGCTGGTGATCAGTTGTAAGTTACGCTACGCGAAAGAGCTTAAAGCTGCGCTTACTTGAAAGCTTAAAAGCACACATACGCATTAACAATGAGCAGTTCGCCTCAAactggcggcggcggcggctttCGCTGCACTCGCAAACTAACATTGGCCATGAGCGGCGGTGTTTTAATTTTGGTGATCGCATTGACTGTTGGCCTCTGCGTGGGactcagcagcagcgacgatGTCGTAACAGAGGTGAGAGCTTTTTGGAAACTTGTATTGTTTATGCAATAATTAACACTTGTATTAATTGCTAACTTCAGGACACGCCTCCATTTAGCATTGATCACACAGCGAACACTTTTCTGCTGAATGGAGAACCTTTTCGCTATGTCTCCGGATCATTCCATTATTTCCGTGCCCTGCCCGATGCCTGGCGAAGCCGTCTGCGCACCATGCGAGCATCAGGTCTCAATGCCTTGGATACGTGAGTAAAAAGATACGAGATAAAGTACAGTTCATCGTGTAGGACGTGACTATAGAAAAACTCAGTGTGAACTTTGAATGAGGAAACTATTAATAAGCAAACTCTTCTGATAAGCGgggcaacaaaagaaattttcaattgagCTTAAGACTAAACTTGTGACGCAATTGCAATCCGAAATAGTTAGTGTGatagtaaaagaaaattcttaaatttagaaaaaagCGGTGTTACTTGTACCAAGATATGctctctaaatatttattctcgAGTAAACGATTAAGCTCTCGCTTTTTTCGACTTGTAAACACACTTTATCTTTTGACTGacttaaaaatgaaataaatactataggcCACATATTCaagattttaatatacattcatgtaaatttaatactcCCCCTTTTATCAGATATGTTGAATGGTCGCTGCACAATCCACACGATGGCGAATACAACTGGGAGGGCATCGCCGATGTGGTGAAGTTTCTAGAAATTGCGCAAGAGGAAGACTTTTATATCATACTTCGCCCCGGCCCATATATTTGCGCAGAGCGTGATAACGTAAGTCACTGATAACAGTAGGCAACTGAATGACCTTTATGAAgttcaatatatataatttatagggtGGCTTGCCCCACTGGCTCTTCACCAAATATCCGGATATTAAAGTGCGCACCAACGATGCGGATTACATCAAGGAGGTGGGCATTTGGTATGCTCAGCTTATGCCACGGCTGCAGCATTTGCTGATCGGCAACGGTGGCAAGATCATAATGGTGCAGGTTGAGAATGAATATGCAGCATATTATGCTTGTGATCACGACTATTTAAATTGGTTGCGCGATGAGACCGAAAAGTATGTGGATAATAAAGCGCTGCTCTTCACCGTCGATATACCCAATGAAAGAATGAGCTGTGGCAAGATTGATAATGTGTTTGCCACCACAGACTTTGGCATCGATCGCAGTAAGTAGCATATATTCAAGTTGTATGTAGATTAATATAGATTGAAAACCCTGTAGTATTTGAGATCGAAAACATTTGGAAAATGTTGCGCGAACTTCAGCCAACTGGTCCGCTGGTCAACTCAGAGTTTTATCCTGGCTGGCTGACGCACTGGCAGGAGACGAATCAGCGACGCGATGGCCAAGAAGTGGCCGATGCCCTAAAGTGTgtattacataaaaaataatataattgaattcaacAAAATTCCCTCTCTTAAATTCTTCCAGAACAATACTCAGCTACAATGCCAGCGTTAATCTCTACATGTTCTTTGGTGGCACCAATTTTGGCTTCACGGCCGGTGCCAACTACGATTTGGATGGCAACATTGGCTATGCGGCTGATATAACCAGCTATGACTACGATGCTGTGATGGATGAAGCGGGTGGCGTGACCACAAAGTATGAGCTGGTCAAGCAGGTGATTGGCGAGGTGCTGGAATTACCGCAGATAACTCTTGAGCCGGCCAAGCGCTTGGCTTATGGCAAAGTGGAGTTGACGCCTGCCTTGGAGCTGCTCTCGCCTGAGGGACGTGCTGCGCTGTCCAAGGGCACACCTGTCACCGCAGAGAAACCCAAATCCTTTGAGGAAGTCGATCAATACTCTGGACTCTTGTTGTACGAGACAACGCTGCCCGACATGGATCTGGATCCAACACTCTTAAAGGTGGAAGACTTACGCGATCGCGCTCATGTCTTCGTAGATCGTCAATTGGTGGGCACACTGTCTAGGGAGGCGCGTATCTATCAGCTGCCCTTGAGCAAGGGCTGGGGCAACACGCTGCAACTTTTGGTCGAGAACCAGGGACGCATCAACTACGATCGTGCCAACGACACCAAAGGTATCTTTGGCCAGATAACAATGCAGCTACACAATGGCGGCGACTTGCCCCTAGAGAACTGGACAACCACAGCGTTTCCTCTAGAGGAAGCTACCATCGCAGCCTGGCTTGCGAAGCGTGCTGACGTTGCTCTTGATCCCAAAGTTGCCGAGCAGCGTTTGTTGCGCACTGGTCCCATTGCGTATACAGGAAGTTTTTCGGTTCAGGAAGTAGGAGACACTTATCTCAATATGGCCGGCTGGGGCAAAGGTGTTGCCTACGTAAATGGCTTTAATCTGGGACGCTATTGGCCGCTGGGTGGTCCACAAATTACGCTCTATGTGCCCAATGAACTCCTGAAAGTGGGTGAGAATTCGTTGGTTCTTTTGGAGTATCAGCGATGCAATAAGACAGTCAATGGATCAGAGCTGCCGGCGGTGCAATTGGATGCAGTGGCTCAGCTGGATGGTGAGTCCAGCGAGGCACCGCAGATCACTAAAAAGTCAACTTAGATTTATAGATTGCAagcgtttgtttatttaattcgaagcactattttaattttgctgtTCCAAATTAATTCTTAgcttttaatacattttgcaataaacatttcttaactaattaaaattggtaatttcatttactgatcggtattatttttatagtgtattaatttacaattaaataatttagtcCATTTATGATTCACTCTTTCTGTATTCCGTTaagattattaaaatttcagcCATTCGCCAAAATCTCatgattttgaatatttttctttttttcattggaattttgattaaaattataaattcactttattttattgtaagtttttaaataaatttaattatacacCAAATAAATGATTCATGATAAAATTTGTTCGATTTATTTGTTAAGTGTGCATTTAGTATTAAGTTGGTAAATTAATTGTGTTTCACGGGtatcaaaaacaaacattcTGAAAAGGCGAGATTACCAAAATTCGGACATCGCATTATATTAAACTCGGTTAATTTATAACAGATTATTTTTACTGTGTGCTTTTCAAACTGTGActattagtttatttatgtgtttacaagcatattcagtatatttttatgcttaCAAGCATATTCATAATTGTGTTTCACGGGtatcaaaaaacaaacattctGAAAAGGCGAGATTACCCAAATTCGGACATCGCATTATATTAAACTGGGTTAATTTATCGCAGATTATTTTTACTGTGTCTTTTTAAACTGTGACTATTatcttcagtatatttatatgataacaagcatattcatttttgttgcaatttctcagccaaattgaattgttgtaCTATTGTAACCACCGAGAATGCAAATTTCGCCAGCTTAAATAAACGAAGTAAAcattatgaaataattatatatacatatcgaATGAACTGTTAAAATACGTACGCTTATGTTAGTGGCCAAAGATATATCAAAAATGGTGCCAGCTGTAAAATGAATTGGTTGCTGAGCCTGGTGCATGAAGTACAGCAGAGAGGACTTATAACGTCGAGAACAACCAAACCAATTTGATTGGAATATACTCAAAGTTAGATCGTTTACATCGTCATCCAACAAGTTGCAAATGTAACAGAAAGGAAATGTTTGAAAAATGCAACCAAAAATATAGGATATAGTAGACATGCATGTCCACAAGTCGGCGAAAAAGATTAAATTCGTTAAACAAAGACCAAATATTATGCCAACCATAATAAACTGAACAAAGACAAAACGCGAAATGAGAGGTCTCAAGACGTTGCAATACCTATAAGTACATCAATTAATTACGGTTGTAAATCAGATTCATCACTCACTTTAGTATAATCTTATGGTCATTGATGCAGCCAACGAGTTTTTCGTAGTCCTCAACTTCCGATTCCATGTCATCCATTCGCAATTTCTGAATACGCTGCTTCAATAGATTCAAGTGTAGCCGAATATTCATACCAAATAGAGTCGGACACATATCGATCGCAAGATGATAGTAGGTAATGATGGAGAccacaaaatattcaattacaaCGGTTAGCCCCAACTGCCATTTACCATCATGCCAGTTCAGAAAAGGATTATAGACATTCCAAGGAGCAACACCATTGATAATAGCTGTGCAAATTGAAGTCAGTGGATAGAAAACATAAATGATTATGTAGACGATTATGTAGACGAGGGAAATACTATTGGAGCGTATGGTTGAACGATGCACTTGCAACTTTTCCTCTTGGGTAACACAACTCTTGTCCAATTGATCCAGCAACTCCTTAGCTTTCTCTCTAATCGCcacacagaaaaacaaaagatagCACCTTTAATCAATCCGGTAGGTGTATTGAAAACCAACTGAACCGATACAATTAGTTCACTTGGCTTAAAGTTATTGAACTCCCTCACATAGCTTATTATCATGCCAAATGGCAGATAGAAACCCAACGACGTTACAATTATAGAATACATTATGTACATCAAGCGACTTGACCGATTCGTAGCAGGAGATCTCCAACCAACCAAAGTGTGCCAATAACTGGCAAACGTGAAAGAATCACGAGATGGCAACATCTCAGACGAGGTAGAAGATTCTTGCAAGTATTTGCGAAACATATTActctatttaaataaagttaaattcaaTCACGAATCACTTAAGAATCCCGTTCGTATCTCAAATTTAACTGTTGTGCTCTTTTCATTGCAGCCCTTTTTATATGTGCGTTACATGAACATTTCagaatttttaatacttattttgCAATTGGAAAAGTGCGTATTCTCCATGAATGAATTTACATCAGGTGGTGGCACTTTCTTGGCATTGAGTCTAAGCTACGTCATGGATATTACACGTAATGGTTTACACTTGAATAGGCATTCAATTAATCGCACGTTTCGCATTTTTAGCAACTGCAATTCGgcacacataaaatattcacaGATTTATTGGTAATGCTCACAGTTCTGACTGCAAccataatttcatatttacacACGTGTTGCTTAATAAATGAAGCGAATGGAAGTTgatgcaaatcaaatatttactgGTCGATTAACAAATGCCCAAAGCTTATGTGTCTTCTTCTGTTAGTTCAAGGTCGTTATAGAATTGTGCAACATATTAAAAAGATACTTAAATTGATCAATTGAAATCATCTCATTGTatctaattgttttttttattaaattttacgaAGATGCATAATTCATTATGAtattacaacaatttattcaatctaaggaaaagaaagaaatctgAAAAGATGTGGTTagttaattacaataaaaaaaacagttaGATTGCAATATAACTATTGTAAGATAATCCTCTACTTCGGATGAAGCAAAACAGAATCTTACGATCAtgcaactaaaataatatttctaatatttcaaatatctTTCAATTAATTCGAAAGCCATCTTTTGTAAAACCTTTAGCGAAACCAAATCCTTTAATTAGTTGTATATTGATAATTACACAaaggaaaaatataaatcacaaACTCCATAAAGATCACATCTCAGCTCGtcgaaaatcaatttttatattcatttgtgTAGCtacagaaaaatatttgttgcctgcaactttttttattattgcttcaTAAATTCAGcaattaatatcaattatCAATAATGTAGGTTCTGTTGTAATAGATTTCACTGcttacaaaagaaaaaatgttactattataatttgcaataatatttgtttccCAAGTTTTCGAATTCAGAGCACATTGCTATACTTTTTCCTACTCCGACTCCTTTGGTAAATAACATCTTCATctcttaaatattataaacataCTTACATGCAATAgatcttaaaatttaaatgaaatatttaatatattttaccaGCCCCGCAGATTACTGAAAAGTCGGTttagatttataatttacaagcgtttctttatttaattagaagcagtttttttgattttgctgtcgcaacaacaaccatgACAAGCTAATCGTAGCTGttaatacattttacaataaacatttcttaactaattaaaattgttaatttcatttactgACTGGTATTGTGTTTACAATTTATCATTTAGCAattctaataataaatttagctcGTTCACAATTGACTTTCTCGGTATTCGgtagcgtttttttttttttttaattttcagccattgttttcacttttattgcacAAATCAAATTCACTTGgccttaaattttaaataaatttttgtttttctgtttttgttcaTTGGCAAATGGAGATTCAGATTTCTTGCAAAGTACATTTTGCAGTCAAAATATTcaatctatatattttattgtgaattttacaatttatgagTTTCTCAAGAGGAGtatttcaaaaaatgttttttattagaTAAAAATGCTCCGAAATTTGAGTAgatctattattaaaataaggATCTCTTATTGGGCAGTGTGTGTTGCATAGGAAGAAAAAACTAACAGTTGTTCACTGATTCTATTACAACTCAGACGTATACTCGTAATTATTTCACCTACTTGTTCTGAGTTCATTCACTTAGTTatagtaagtgtgtgtgtgtgtgtctgtatgtgtataGCAAATagattgatttattttgtatcgTTTTACAACCCTTTTCAATAGACctcatatttaataatatactaagCACTTACAAATATTAGCTGCTTCGAACCTCTTATagatataatttcaaatattatattccaAATATCTTTCGACTAATTCGACAGCAGTCTTTTGTAAAAACCCATTGCGTACCCAACTCAC comes from the Drosophila sulfurigaster albostrigata strain 15112-1811.04 chromosome 2L, ASM2355843v2, whole genome shotgun sequence genome and includes:
- the LOC133844444 gene encoding breast cancer anti-estrogen resistance protein 3 homolog isoform X1, whose amino-acid sequence is MGNVQTRPLEPRNATNRRSSILWNFRYPNASRRRDDVAMIVHNSRLSIAEWLNLLELQQYEENLQMYSTVHDIGDITDRDLKRLGIRSMSHRQKMLNSLLGVRAKRRQSMNLEAMRSAPCAVPVPRRKSSCPLVYQDVSTIDNIVGSNDSGGAAVITTKSGKVLKQLTFDEPATIYEELKPRSKCNSPHWGNIAGDMENGNNSNASTPIASSPNPNEQQEAIALKKALEWELSLDARELRSHAWYHGALPRQRAEEIVQREGDFLVRDCASQPDNYVLTCRSKAAVLHFVLNKLVLQPETVYERVQYQFEEDAFDTVPDLITFYVGSGKPISAASGALIQYPCNRTYPLSFYGHKIVGNQLHTQMLAGLRGLSPLNSPMGSTTGGSGVFRFGQVASEVSQAAGTAQQQPATPSSPHCSPPRVRREVPPPRLPCKKQQRSQSLTPAQAMVVSNINKQQEQQQQQGESTNGHGMARFQTIARCNPTSDLQLQPQQLESKFSTQSLPRPSTSAAQALRQQAAARICNLARNCSLDTPDRPPSPPPKPRKEPMAAVLAYQASGSDSGNGSGDSAPGDVSDICLQRGGVIIKNPRFMTSSASNGTLKSFTEFDAMAAEEQLFSLPIEEFKLCSKFDFENFVTLLLPSVENKPLDGDALNTFKMMLLETGPKLLAEHITRIDIGLFLDEPSSELDSYLSCSGLELLTLPHGKVFREDIIERTQCIKLMVAVTILTCQTDLDRAELLSKWIQVAVETKTALGNLFGFCAIMLGLCMPQIQKLDQAWHILRQKYTDSAFTFEAKLRPTLSSMNEASNPQAPNTTVPHVLLYALLIDRPVLDIINHGNIDERPALYNTCIAPWESKADDFGMSINFQHLDASRGFLKNLDLYRKNAKIILEEASTRLDELLADAFRTEFHVKFLWGSSGATAKPEDRHGKLEKVLTLMADKFCSISA
- the LOC133844444 gene encoding breast cancer anti-estrogen resistance protein 3 homolog isoform X2; translation: MENGNNSNASTPIASSPNPNEQQEAIALKKALEWELSLDARELRSHAWYHGALPRQRAEEIVQREGDFLVRDCASQPDNYVLTCRSKAAVLHFVLNKLVLQPETVYERVQYQFEEDAFDTVPDLITFYVGSGKPISAASGALIQYPCNRTYPLSFYGHKIVGNQLHTQMLAGLRGLSPLNSPMGSTTGGSGVFRFGQVASEVSQAAGTAQQQPATPSSPHCSPPRVRREVPPPRLPCKKQQRSQSLTPAQAMVVSNINKQQEQQQQQGESTNGHGMARFQTIARCNPTSDLQLQPQQLESKFSTQSLPRPSTSAAQALRQQAAARICNLARNCSLDTPDRPPSPPPKPRKEPMAAVLAYQASGSDSGNGSGDSAPGDVSDICLQRGGVIIKNPRFMTSSASNGTLKSFTEFDAMAAEEQLFSLPIEEFKLCSKFDFENFVTLLLPSVENKPLDGDALNTFKMMLLETGPKLLAEHITRIDIGLFLDEPSSELDSYLSCSGLELLTLPHGKVFREDIIERTQCIKLMVAVTILTCQTDLDRAELLSKWIQVAVETKTALGNLFGFCAIMLGLCMPQIQKLDQAWHILRQKYTDSAFTFEAKLRPTLSSMNEASNPQAPNTTVPHVLLYALLIDRPVLDIINHGNIDERPALYNTCIAPWESKADDFGMSINFQHLDASRGFLKNLDLYRKNAKIILEEASTRLDELLADAFRTEFHVKFLWGSSGATAKPEDRHGKLEKVLTLMADKFCSISA
- the LOC133845329 gene encoding beta-galactosidase, which codes for MSSSPQTGGGGGFRCTRKLTLAMSGGVLILVIALTVGLCVGLSSSDDVVTEDTPPFSIDHTANTFLLNGEPFRYVSGSFHYFRALPDAWRSRLRTMRASGLNALDTYVEWSLHNPHDGEYNWEGIADVVKFLEIAQEEDFYIILRPGPYICAERDNGGLPHWLFTKYPDIKVRTNDADYIKEVGIWYAQLMPRLQHLLIGNGGKIIMVQVENEYAAYYACDHDYLNWLRDETEKYVDNKALLFTVDIPNERMSCGKIDNVFATTDFGIDRIFEIENIWKMLRELQPTGPLVNSEFYPGWLTHWQETNQRRDGQEVADALKTILSYNASVNLYMFFGGTNFGFTAGANYDLDGNIGYAADITSYDYDAVMDEAGGVTTKYELVKQVIGEVLELPQITLEPAKRLAYGKVELTPALELLSPEGRAALSKGTPVTAEKPKSFEEVDQYSGLLLYETTLPDMDLDPTLLKVEDLRDRAHVFVDRQLVGTLSREARIYQLPLSKGWGNTLQLLVENQGRINYDRANDTKGIFGQITMQLHNGGDLPLENWTTTAFPLEEATIAAWLAKRADVALDPKVAEQRLLRTGPIAYTGSFSVQEVGDTYLNMAGWGKGVAYVNGFNLGRYWPLGGPQITLYVPNELLKVGENSLVLLEYQRCNKTVNGSELPAVQLDAVAQLDGESSEAPQITKKST
- the LOC133847806 gene encoding odorant receptor 42b-like, whose protein sequence is MCPTLFGMNIRLHLNLLKQRIQKLRMDDMESEVEDYEKLVGCINDHKIILKCTYRYCNVLRPLISRFVFVQFIMVGIIFGLCLTNLIFFADLWTCMSTISYIFGCIFQTFPFCYICNLLDDDVNDLTLSIFQSNWFGCSRRYKSSLLYFMHQAQQPIHFTAGTIFDISLATNISLAKFAFSVVTIVQQFNLAEKLQQK